Genomic DNA from Enoplosus armatus isolate fEnoArm2 chromosome 7, fEnoArm2.hap1, whole genome shotgun sequence:
CACCTGCACGTCCTGGACGGTGGCTTCCTTGTACAACCAGCTGTGGATGGAGATGCACATTTACTACGGGTGCCCTCTTATtctaaacattaaaaaaaccaCAGTGAGGAAAAAAACGTCTCCCACCTTAACTGAGGAGTGCTGAGGTCAACTTTGAGGTCTAGAATTTGCTTTCCTGTGGAGTTCACGATCTCTTCTTCTactgctctctgcagctcatcCAGGCCTCGCTCTTCCAAGGCAGATATGGGCAGAGGGTTGGGATCTGCAAACTGATAGCTGAGAGGGACAACAGAAGATactttggcttgtttttttcttctaaagaCTAAACCACTCATAATAACACCCATAGGAATGCAGGGTGTCTAAATGCATTGAGACATTCAACCCATCATAAAATCTACCTTCTAGATCTTATTGGCTGCTCAGCAGATGCgtttattttcaatttcttcCCTTGAGGATAAACTCCTTATTTTCCATTCTATGAGGAGTTTAAAAGATCTTCGAAAGCCTTAAAATCTATGTTGAAGACAGGATTCGTTTTTCTTACTTGTCGATGAGGTCAATTTTATTGTGGACTTCTATCATGGAGCTCATCAGCCTGTCAGGGATTTGCATGTTCTTGAGGACATTCAACACGTTCGCCTTCTGGTTCACCGTCTCCGGGTGACTGATGTCTCTGACATGGACCAGCAGATCCTGGAAGTACAAGAGAGACGAGCACCGagtcacagacacactgaaactTTGGATATTccatcacaaacacacttatacacacttACTGAGTGTTTGATATCTTCCAGGGTGGCAGAGAAGGAGTCAATGAGCTGGTGAGGCAGCTGCGACAGGAAGCCGATGGTGTCCACGTACAGCACAGTCATATGACTCGGCAGCTGGCCGGCATGGACGGTGACATCCAGTGTGGCGAAAAGCTGGTTTCTGGGTTGAAGACGACTGTCACCAGTTAGGGCTTTGATCAGAGTGGTTTTTCCTGAGCAGACGATGGAAAAGTGTCATCAAACTGAAGCCCTGAGCATTgcaatatgaaaacaatgaagcaGCCTCTCACCACAGTTTGTATATCCCAACACAGACACGATGGGGAACTCCTTGTGTTTACGCTGAGATCTCAGGAGGTGCCTCTTTTTCCGCAGTTTTCCCAACGCCGAGCGAATCTTCATCTCCCGCTCCTTCAGCAGTCTCTGCTGGACCTCCAGCAGCGTCTCCCCTGTGAGGACCAATCACCACAGCTGAACCTCCCTTTCTGACAATTACTATAACATCCAGGCAGACGTGTGTGCGCTGCTGGTTTATCACTCTGGTGTTGGGATGTTACCTGAACCACCGATGTATCTCGATCCTCCACCCTGCTGGTCCAAGTTTGCGATTTCATTTTTCAGACGAGACCTGCCACCGTCAGATGGAGACATTTTACAATCCCAGAAAAAAcatagatttgttttgttgggaAATATGTCAATGATGGGAAATTTGGAGTGGGCAAAGTTACCTCAACAAGGGGATCTCTGCCAGAGAGATCTGTAACTTGGCCTCTTTAGTCTTGGCATTGCAGCGGAAGATGTGGAGGACCACCGAGTATCTGTCAAAGACTTTGACCCCCCAGgcttcctccagctccctctgcaTGGGTGAAAAAAATGGCAGTCAGCGCGCTAAACCTCTCTGCATGCAGCCAGAAAAGCGATTTCCAGACAAGCTCACCTCAGACAAAGGAGACAGACGctcaacatttacaaacacGGCAGTGATTCCTGCCGTCTGCCTGATTTTCTCTGAAGGGGAAGAAGCACAGCACGAGTCATATGAAGACACCAGCTCCATGCACAGACTCACGGGTGGACACAGAATAATACCTGCAAGAGACTGGAAGTTGCCTTTGCCAAATATCCTCTTCTTCTCCGGTGTCTTGGTGGAGAGGATGATCTTGTCCACCACTCTCCAGTTGTCCAGAGTGTTCACGAGCCCCACAGCCTCGGCCATCATCAGCTCGGCTGCAAAGAAAGCAGTGAAGAGAGTGAGATAAACCCCCCAGCAGGAtcctcacactcacacctgAACGCTTGAGTCTTGTTACCGGTGGTCAGATGCTGCTTCCTGCTTCCCCATTTCACATCAGGGTGAACGATGAACACCCTGTGCTGACCCTCTCCGATGCCCGCAGGAACGTGCTGGTGAAACAGCTCCTCCACCTCGCTGTCATCGATGAAGTCTtcgtcctcatcctcctcctcctcctcggtaAATCCTGTGTGACGACCGCTGCTGAAGTCATCCGTGTTCCTCAGCCTCGTCGCAGAGAGTGCAAACGCCCTGAACTGCAGGGGGGACGCACTCTtcaccgcagcagcagcagcagcatgttgacGTGTGTGGAGGAGTCTGcggggtgctgctgctgctcctccctgGCAGGTCTGTCTGCAGGGTCGCTGCAGGAGCGCCAACCACGAAGAGACCCTCCTCAGTGTCGTCATGTTGTCTCGGGAAGCTCTCCTTCTGGTGTCATCGGGACTGCGGTTGGATCTCAGACAGTGTAAACTAACTTACAGTGAGCACGCTACCAGGTCACCCACCAGCACTGTTGACGTttccgtcttcttcttctcgcTTACTGAGGGAACACAAACCAACACGGAGAGCGTATACTGCCACCTGCTGTTACAGCCGAAATTGTCAAAATTAGTTTTAACACTTCGACCTTAAGTTCGAGTTAAAGACAGCACGTTACCTTTCTGACCGACCGCCGTCGTGTTTTGAGCTTCGGATGGCTTCATAATATCTGACATTTTGTCCCGAGTCTCGACTTACAGGCAGTGTTTCCTCCTAGGTTTTGTATTAAACCAAAGCGTGCTTTACCAAACAAGCGTTTTAAGCTACAGGTGGTTAACTTGATGGATTTGACAGTGATcaaggtttgtgtttgttatgtaaATCCAACTAGAGTGGGACTATTTACCCAGCTTTCAAGGAAGAAGCTGCCTGGGAGACAAAATACGGGGGACAAGGTTCCCCTGTCACCTAACACACGGTTGTCGTCTTCTTCCGTATTTatgtcatttcctgtgtcaTTTACACGACAGAAAACCACcaaagaaaagtaaagtttCACAGATTCAGTGCCGTTCACTGCCCCCTGGTGGACTAAAGGGTTACTGCACCTTCGATTTTTAGCGTAAtcttcattttgatttaattttcaaattatTTGATATTCTGGTTAACATCGCTAGCTGAACTTTAATTCTCGTTACGCCGTTTTCTTTTCTGGGAGGATATTACCGTATGTATATAAGTAGATAGAGATTATAATCCTACAGATTTTTCAAAACCTTTTTAACTGAATACAAAAGTTCAAACAGGCGTCTTAAAACATGTTAGTTCATTACCATACAACTAATAACACAACTGCCAGGTGAAATCAGAGAATTtgctaataaaataaacaaataataataaattaattatataATAGGCCTAcgttaaaaagtaaaaaaaaaaaaaagatttattttaaatttaaattttaaaatgcttttataaAATCTACATTTGCGTAATAATATATCCACCCTTTGTGTTCTGCATAAAGCTTCCAAAATAATATGTGTTCTTTATGATTCAATATCATCTGGACAAAAGTGCAAATATTACATTCAATATTAAACGTCTGGGAAGAATTAATCACATTAATATATTTTTGCTACTCGCTTTAAaatgctctttgtttttgttttggggggaaacAGGAAAAGTTATAAATTATTTGAGTTGATGACAGTGACATGGCCTCAGCGTTatactcctgtgtgtgtgtgtgtgagtgtgtgtgtgtgtgtgtgtgtgtgtgtgagtgacctAAAAAGAAGTCAAACAGGTCGGACCGATCTCCATAATGCGGCTCCCAACAGGATGTGTGCTGATGGAAACTGGGAGGGCTGAAGGTTGTCACTTATTTCTGCGTTTTAATCTGTGTATGTAAAGATCTGTCGGCTGCTGATCATTTCAACCACTAAAGACAAGACGGAGAGAGACCAGGTACGACACAACAAGCCGCAACATGACTGGCAATGAATTCCTTCCGAGTGAATAAAGGTGTGCGCCGGACTTGGAGTTGTTAAGGGGCAGAAGAAGACGAGCGGAAGACGGGGAGGTGAAGTTAGACGGGCCTATAAGTTAGTAAAGGACccgtctttgtttttctttgaggaGGATAATAACTTTAAaccgtttttattttttgcgTCTTGCGTGCGCAAACGATGCCGGTGGCGCTGTGGCGCACAGGACTGCTGCTGTGCTTCCTCGGTCTCTGCGCCTGTCTGGGTTAGATGACTCTGTCTGGTCACACATTTATATCACAGTagtattacattattatattacacTTCATGATGACTCCGTACACTGACACTGATGCTTTACCTGTTTCAcgtctctctccacagaggagtGCGTCCTTGGCATAGTCGGACGGCCCGTCTCCCTGCCCTGCTTTTACCCTAAATTATTAACCTATGTCAATTTCTCCAttgagtggaggagagaagatgaggTGGTGCTCAGATCAGTGTGGAAAGAGGTTGAAAACGTGGAGGAACTGAGCATCAACAGCGCCACAATCTCAGCTGAGGCGGCACTGACTGGGAACTTCTCCCTGGAGCTGCCCCAGGTTGATCCCACAGAGCACAACATGAATTACAGTCTGTTCGTCATTTCTGGGTGGAATCACAGTGCTGCGCTGTGCACCGTGTGTCTCCGGATAGCAGGTGAgtgtcaaacacacaggaagtaaCCAGAGGAATATGTAAAGGAAGTGACTCCAGTCTttggtgtgtgtctgcagccagTTTCAGCTCCCCGCTGCTGCAGAGGGAAGAGGCAGCGCAGGGAGACGAGGCGGCCTTCTTCTGTCACGCCGGTGGTGGTTTCCCTGAACCTGCCGTTTATTGGCTCATCAACGACACCCAGGAGCCCCCCGAAGGCTCAGTGAGGACCCTGGCAGCATGGCTCCCAGACTCCCATCTGTACAACATCACAAGCCACCTGACGGTCAACATTTCCAAAGACTCCAGCGTGTCGTGTACCATCGAGAACCTGTCCATGAACGAAACCATGACCTCCACAAGCTGTGAGTGACTGGTCGCTGCTCATTCAGTTACTAGGCCTCAAACACACCACTTGTTCACTAATATCTGGCTCTTGGTTGGTGCTAAGATGGATTTGGGGGCAGCCCGGTGGTGAGTCGAGCATCAGAGGCCATGTGGATCTTCAGCACGGGTCTCTGCGTGGTGGTTGGGGTCATGGTGCTGGCAGGAGTGGCCTATCAGATTCACCTGGACAGGATaagtaagaagaagaagcgcGAATACCAACAACAGCACCCTAACAGAGGTAGGCATCTGTGGCtagttcagtggttcccaacattttCTGGCTTAAAATGAAGGTACGCGTGCTTGTGACGCCTCACCGCAGGTCATGGCCTTGGTGTGGAGTTATGAGCAGTTCAGAGTTATTAAAAGATCTTCCTGCTCTTTTCTTAGAGGCCCAAAGAGGTGAAAGTATCCACTATATCGCAAGGAAACAAGAAATCATTAGagaaaaaccttcaaaatatacattattttgCTCAGCCATAGTATCTGGGACCCCTTGAGGGGCTTCCACCTTGTTTTGTGTTGGTGGACTTCTGGTGAAAATGCTTTATGAGGGAGTATTATGAATATCATTTATATACTGGTGTGGAATTTACTATGATGTACATGAACTTGAACTGTActaacataaaaataatgatattcAAGATATAATTTGTTCCAAACAGGTCGTGAATCAGGTTTGTGTACAACTAGATGGATCCTGAGCAGCTACTGTTTCTGTTGATTTAACATTGTGTTCATGCATAATGTTAAATGACCTCAAATAACCTGTTTTATTCACCGGCTGTGTGGAAACCAACTCGTGTGTGATGTGCTGTTGTGATCACCGAAAGCCTCTCGCTCtttttgaaacaaatgtttgtcGTCATCAGGATACAAACGGCAAAGTCCGGACAAGGAGGAGACCGAGGCGATGAAGCCGAAGGAGACTGATGTGTGAAGATTTGAGTCTGCGAATCCTCATCAACTGTCACTGTCATCAACTCAAACTGAGCACTgatttgtaaatatgtatttgttgtgACCACTTCTATATTCAGACAATGTGAGTATAGTTACTGTAAGTTAAAAAGGCAGCCCTGTCCCTGTTCCTCTCACTTCCTGAAACATTCCTCTGTCTACTGGacactccctctctgtttcccacAGGGAGGAGTTGAGGTGATTCAAGCTTTAATAAAAAGAGATCCTAACCCACACCTGGGGCTGTTTTATTCCATCATCACTGAAGAagtgaatatattttatattaaatctCTGGTTCCACGATCAATGAgccaaacaaagagagaaattgATGAAAGATCAAAAATACAAGCCACActgttcatcttttatttttttcccaataaTATGAAACAGATTAAAGGACGTAGTTTGTCACATTAGAGAGGACGTAACCAGCAGACGTTTATTTTCACTCGATAAATGATATAAACAATGAACTGCTTTCCAAAATTGTCACTGATTTTTGTAATGATCAACTCTACAATTTCAGCACCAGACATTTACACTAAACAAATCACAGCTCCATCCTCAAGAGGTGAGCAGCTCGAAACACGTTGGCATCAGTGAGTCAGTGACCATCCCAACCGCATCTCTCATTTCCACATCAAGACAATTAAGTCTTGTGCATCTCGGGGAGAAGAAGACTCTCCACCGCGGCAGAGATCTGCTGCGTAGTTTGTGTCGGtaccttctctctctttctctctctctcaaggtCGCAGCGTTCAGCTCGATCCTCCCCGTGCAGACGCCACCGTGTAGATGTCGTCGCGACGCTGAGTCGTGATGGGGATCTGCTGCCGGATGTCGGCCAAATACTGCAGGTCTGGGAACAGGTCAAACGTGGACAGACAGGTTAACCCTAacaccccttttttttttttttttttttttttacaatctgaCCAAAAGGTGTTTGTGATATCAAAGAAGTGAGTTGATCAATATCGTCTGCAGACACAAGCAAACCGCTCTTCCACTCACCGATGTCAGCATAAATAACGGCCTCCTCTGGTCCAGCCTTTGAGATAACGTCtcccctgcaaacacacacaacaacaatcaCAAAGTCTGCAACATTTAACACCTACAAATATCAGAAGATTCAGTTGATCTTTATTGGAAAACAAAAGCTTTCAATGCGAGAACATTTACTAAACTACTACTACAATTTTAAGGTTCTTGTagtttacttgagtatttccatttcatgctacttctactccactacatattgtactttttactccccTATATATGTACTTGacaaataataatgtattaaatatgatgcaatgttacagattaaactaacagtaaaatgttaattacacgttaatgcatctgtaataataacGTAACACTCACAGGAGAATTTATTCTGTATGAATACTTGTACTTATGATATCTTTTCAAGTTTCATTTTTCAGGAGAGTGTTTAAAAAGGGTCTGAATACTTTCCCCCCCACCGCCGCTGGTTTTACTGACAGTAAAGTAAATCTCCTCTCGTTCACTCACGGCGTTAACTCGCGTTCCTTCTAATTCCTTTCACTGCACAGTTAACAGTCACACATAGTGTGAGCTGGTCAGCAGGATAAAACAATGCTCCTGGTCGTTACTGTACCATGGGTTAACAACAGTGCTGTGACCCCAGGCCACATATGAAGCACTTTCATCTCTGGCAGGAGACGCTGTGGCCACATACACTTGGTTATCAAGCGCTCTGCAAAGGAGACAACAACATGATGTATGTCAAATTCTGCAGCAGGAAACTGTAGCTTGTAGGTTtttgtgaaaagcaaaaaaataacaataataattcataattattACATCACAGAAATTGGTTCAATCACAAGGAAGAGCACTTCTGTCTTTGGTGTTGGTGTAATGCAAATCGTGCCGTTTCATGGACCCTCTACAAGGTTTTACAGCAATATTGATACTAATAATCAGATCAATAATACATAACAGGCTATTGTTGCAGGCTTGGAACTatttcctccacttcctccacagATAATAAAACTCCTGTCACTCTAATCATCATGGTGTAGGATGTATTAATCACTGTCTTATGAGTGACATGCtggaaaagcaaaatgtttttggacAGTGACTGGGACTCGGAGACTGACCTCCCCCTCTGGAGGAGCTCCCAGTGGGCTGGACCGGTCGTCATGTTGAAGGCTCCAGGGTAGACCAGCAGCTGACAACCTGAGGAGAAAGGGACCATCAACTATCCGGCacaccattaaaaacaaaaaaacagcccaGTTGATGCCGTGTGAACAGACTAATCACTTACCTTTCCTGCTATAGAGCTGTGCGAGCTCCGCAAACCTCATGTCATAGCAAATCCCCACACCCACTTTACAGAACGCTGCAGGAGGAATCACAGAGAAGATTAAAATGACACTcgtccagctgctgcagggggAGACAACAGGAGGTGTCACCTACGTGTTTCAAACATCGACAAACTGTTGCCCGGGCTCAGCGTCTCAGACTCCTGGAAGCGGATTTTCCCTGGGACGTCGATGTCAAAGAGGTGAATCTTGAAGGAGGAAGCATTGAAAAGTGAGGAGAGACGACTGTCCTGCTGCTCAACGAGGTCATTAAGAGGTTTAAACAAATGGCTGTCATGGTTGATGCTCACGCACCTTCCTGTGTTTAAGAATCAGCTCTCCGTCAGGCCCAAACACTGTACAGCTGTTATACAACTTCTCACCGTCCTTCTCAGGGATGGATCCTGGTGAACAACAAGTCACATGGTTCATTCGTTTAATGGAGAAAAAACGTGTTtactgtagatttttttttgtgtagtcCCAAGTTCCTTTTACATCATTTCCTTGACTGCAGCTAGCCCCCAAAACTCCTTAACAAGCCCTTTTGCCTTTAAAGTTCATACCTGTCTTTTCCAGTAGTgcctcacctccctctgtgtatgtgttccTCAGAAACTCAACAattaaaacacttaaaactTTCTTAAAAGCTGCTTCATCCACTTTATAACATGCAGTATGTCTGAGTGCACAGAAACAACGTTTTTGTGGCAGCAATAAGAGCATACGAGGTAATAAATCAGGTACAATAAACCAGTTCCTTTTATAAGTTACGCCTGTAAAATATCTGCCGTTAAAAAGGCCTATTGTGGGTTGTAAGACCTAAATGACTTGATAGAGGCTCTTCTGTATTTATTccatattaatatttaacacTGTGGTGGTCGTAAATTATGCCAGACATATACTGATATAACCATTAATGAAGTTCAACTGCcattaaaagttttaaataaataatctaaGTATCTAATAAAGTGCAACCAGTATTACAGGCTGCTATTGACATTGTTTTAAAACTGGTACTACCAGTTAAGTGAGAGTGGCTCCCTCCACTAAAAACTTCATGAGATCATTTATTTACCCTGCTGTTGGTGGAGAAAGCCTGTTAGCCTTTAACTCTGTGTGACTAACCTGATCAACAGGACTGATATTCTAGATGGAGATAAATATAATCAACCTTTTTGTGTTTCAAGACAATGAACTAATTAATCCATTATCACAAGAAAATTactgtaataaaatacaattcagAAACAAAGCTGACACATTTGTAACACATGGTCACAATATGATactgtattgtaaatgtatCTAGGATACTTCAAGTTCCAGTATTGATTAAGATCATCTTTAGAAGTAACtattcaaatgcaaatatacaGCGGAGGAAAATACTTCCGGTACTGTATGgagcctggtgtgtgtgtcgATACAGCCACAGGCGCTTCCCTACCTCCCACTAGATACACCTGATTCTCCTTCGCTGCCTCTGACAGCACCTGAGTGGACTCTCCGGGGATCCTCTCTGCATACGGACAGAAGAAGCTGGTTCCATATGGAGAATTGAAGCATTCCTGTATTTAATGACAGATGGGAGAGCATCAGTTTTACCTCAGGAAGTGAGTGGTTTAGGTCAGAATTTGACcagtgttgtgtgtgcgtgccccAAAAGTACAACAAAGAGTCTGGGATGTTGCAGAGAcctgaggcctgtactacgaagcaggtTCAACAATGCATAATGTTTCTAATATCACTACCCCATCGTTAGGGCACGAGGAGATCTGACTATAATGAATtaatttgtgtatttcattaaattaaCATACTTAGATGTTAGATGCTTATGGCGTGTTTGACAATTTTAGGCTCATTTTGTCAGCTGCAGCTCCGGACTACGGagcaaattaaaacataaatataaaaacatgattcaaagcAGTGAGTAGATCTACTTTCATATCTTATaagaacaacaagaacaagactttagtgcttcagtcagtctctgctggaggatgatatcAGTATTCAAAAAGCACAATCAAATGCACACGGAAGTCATTCCCTCCGACCAGAAGTTACCTCTGGGTACAGTCCCTGGCAGAGGATACCTCACCTGCTCTGTGTTCGCGGGTGGGAAGCCGGTGAGGGATCATGTCTTTTAAAACAAGCACACCTCTACATAATTAGCTGATTCTGTAGCTAGCATAGCTAACATAGCTTGACCTAGCAGAACAAAAATAAGTTAAGATTGGAGCTGTCCCACTTCTCAacaaaaataagtgtttttagATAGAATAGAAGTGACCACGCAATGACCCTCAAAATAAACAGGTATGTGTTTGATAGGAACGCCATATTGCAGCGCCCCCTGTAGGGCTGTAAAAGCAGTGTTTACAACCGGCCCcagcctcccctcctcaccGGCAGCAGCACCACTTTGCTGCCCTGTCCTGCAGCCTCCTTCACCAGCCTCCGGGCTCGGCTCAAGTTGTCCGCCTTGACGCTGGTCACCTGCAGCTGGACCACAGCCAGACGGAACTCTGGGAAAACAAGAGACCGCCACTGTATTTCAGGTATAACTTTAAAACTGAGCAGTGTCAACACCTGGAGGAGACATTTGCAGACTGCAGTCGATATTATGAAACTATAAATGCACTCGGTTgcttgttagctagctacaacttcagtaaaacaaacagtACTTACTGGACATTGCTTTTGCTAATGTGGACATGAATGCAGAGTAGTCCTGTTGGGCTTCACAGTTCAGAGCAGACAGGTCATGTGAATCCGGATGGCTACAtggctttcaaaataagagtctATAGTCCTGTCACGGTTTTTACGACCTCATGGAGGTCcgataaaacaaaataaaacgaCACAAAACAATAGTAATGAACGTCTGCAGAT
This window encodes:
- the LOC139287540 gene encoding ICOS ligand-like, which codes for MPVALWRTGLLLCFLGLCACLEECVLGIVGRPVSLPCFYPKLLTYVNFSIEWRREDEVVLRSVWKEVENVEELSINSATISAEAALTGNFSLELPQVDPTEHNMNYSLFVISGWNHSAALCTVCLRIAASFSSPLLQREEAAQGDEAAFFCHAGGGFPEPAVYWLINDTQEPPEGSVRTLAAWLPDSHLYNITSHLTVNISKDSSVSCTIENLSMNETMTSTSYGFGGSPVVSRASEAMWIFSTGLCVVVGVMVLAGVAYQIHLDRISKKKKREYQQQHPNRGYKRQSPDKEETEAMKPKETDV
- the gtpbp6 gene encoding putative GTP-binding protein 6 — encoded protein: MTTLRRVSSWLALLQRPCRQTCQGGAAAAPRRLLHTRQHAAAAAAVKSASPLQFRAFALSATRLRNTDDFSSGRHTGFTEEEEEDEDEDFIDDSEVEELFHQHVPAGIGEGQHRVFIVHPDVKWGSRKQHLTTAELMMAEAVGLVNTLDNWRVVDKIILSTKTPEKKRIFGKGNFQSLAEKIRQTAGITAVFVNVERLSPLSERELEEAWGVKVFDRYSVVLHIFRCNAKTKEAKLQISLAEIPLLRSRLKNEIANLDQQGGGSRYIGGSGETLLEVQQRLLKEREMKIRSALGKLRKKRHLLRSQRKHKEFPIVSVLGYTNCGKTTLIKALTGDSRLQPRNQLFATLDVTVHAGQLPSHMTVLYVDTIGFLSQLPHQLIDSFSATLEDIKHSDLLVHVRDISHPETVNQKANVLNVLKNMQIPDRLMSSMIEVHNKIDLIDNYQFADPNPLPISALEERGLDELQRAVEEEIVNSTGKQILDLKVDLSTPQLSWLYKEATVQDVQVNADEGSAVVKVIISAAAYGRYKKLFIGR
- the nit2 gene encoding omega-amidase NIT2, which produces MSTLAKAMSKFRLAVVQLQVTSVKADNLSRARRLVKEAAGQGSKVVLLPECFNSPYGTSFFCPYAERIPGESTQVLSEAAKENQVYLVGGSIPEKDGEKLYNSCTVFGPDGELILKHRKIHLFDIDVPGKIRFQESETLSPGNSLSMFETPFCKVGVGICYDMRFAELAQLYSRKGCQLLVYPGAFNMTTGPAHWELLQRGRALDNQVYVATASPARDESASYVAWGHSTVVNPWGDVISKAGPEEAVIYADIDLQYLADIRQQIPITTQRRDDIYTVASARGGSS